From the genome of Sphingobacterium kitahiroshimense, one region includes:
- a CDS encoding TlpA family protein disulfide reductase, with protein sequence MQKTCNRESYVLSLRKSTVLNLELFFGLQSKTNQNINTLKSSILKSEDVRHDYALQEHDRATVSYIKIHWKLVLWILLSPMLHAFNLLVCLLKVIKVIAIPCIMIIAVFHSLCLSAQTPRKDSGVNGLDQIIPLKVGDTVPDELWDMPIQVINELEDKKSIKLSDYSNKKLILLDFWATWCGSCIEKFGELQKIQQDYDGEVVIIGATEDVKTRVEKFFEKRGKNDYKLLTTFGSKLLASYFPHKMIPHYVWITADRKVAAITSGESVSLSSIKEFIQNGTTPASNKYDMDIQSPLFLSEHYPTQNPLMHYSILTKGSFRGYPQGSKFRYDNNSVIGRSFTNTSLLLMYEGIARALFEEMNDRYTGKRIVLSVKDQSLIKEGEYSFDFINPPARSSTLYSDMLKTLNNYSGYYGRIVPKERDCLTLVVTDSVRSRILISKGGKGKNTLFRHDRSELSNQPIQNFIIRTEDLDFIKLPIWDITGIKYNVDIVFDQKITSLEALQIELAKYGLGLQQTVRSLNTFILTDNIDLDY encoded by the coding sequence ATGCAAAAAACTTGCAATAGGGAGAGCTATGTGCTGTCCCTAAGGAAAAGTACTGTCCTAAATCTTGAGTTATTTTTTGGTCTTCAATCAAAAACAAACCAAAATATAAACACATTGAAAAGTTCTATACTAAAAAGTGAGGACGTTAGACATGATTACGCTCTACAAGAGCATGATCGAGCTACGGTTTCATATATAAAAATACATTGGAAGCTGGTGCTATGGATCCTGCTTTCTCCTATGCTCCATGCCTTTAATCTACTTGTTTGCTTATTAAAGGTCATTAAAGTAATTGCGATACCCTGTATCATGATCATCGCAGTATTTCATAGTTTATGTTTATCAGCTCAGACACCCCGCAAGGACAGCGGGGTGAATGGGCTTGATCAGATTATTCCACTTAAAGTTGGAGATACTGTCCCTGATGAGCTTTGGGATATGCCAATACAAGTCATTAATGAGCTTGAAGATAAAAAGAGTATTAAGTTAAGTGATTATAGTAACAAGAAGCTAATACTGTTAGATTTTTGGGCCACATGGTGTGGCAGCTGTATCGAAAAATTTGGTGAACTGCAGAAAATTCAGCAAGATTATGATGGGGAGGTTGTTATTATAGGGGCAACAGAGGATGTTAAAACGAGGGTGGAAAAATTTTTCGAAAAAAGGGGTAAAAATGATTATAAGTTGCTTACCACTTTTGGTAGTAAGCTACTGGCTTCTTATTTTCCACACAAAATGATTCCGCACTATGTGTGGATTACCGCTGATCGGAAGGTCGCGGCCATTACTTCTGGCGAATCTGTATCGCTATCCTCCATCAAGGAATTCATTCAGAATGGAACGACACCAGCATCCAATAAATATGATATGGATATTCAGTCTCCTTTGTTTTTATCGGAGCACTATCCAACACAAAATCCTTTAATGCATTATTCAATATTGACAAAAGGAAGTTTTAGAGGATATCCGCAGGGAAGTAAATTTAGATATGATAATAATAGTGTCATTGGAAGATCATTTACCAATACCTCCTTATTACTAATGTACGAAGGCATCGCTAGAGCACTTTTTGAAGAAATGAACGATCGTTATACGGGTAAAAGAATTGTTTTATCTGTCAAAGACCAGTCGCTCATAAAAGAAGGGGAGTATAGTTTCGATTTTATAAACCCACCTGCTAGGTCATCCACTCTGTACTCCGATATGCTGAAGACACTGAATAATTACTCCGGCTATTATGGAAGGATAGTACCTAAAGAACGAGATTGTCTTACATTGGTCGTTACTGATTCTGTCCGATCTCGTATTCTGATCTCAAAAGGGGGCAAAGGAAAGAACACCCTATTTCGTCATGATCGATCAGAGCTTAGCAATCAACCTATTCAAAATTTTATTATTCGGACCGAAGATCTGGATTTTATAAAGCTGCCAATATGGGATATTACGGGCATCAAGTATAATGTCGATATAGTATTTGATCAAAAGATAACATCTTTAGAGGCACTACAAATTGAATTAGCTAAGTATGGACTTGGACTCCAACAGACAGTTAGATCATTGAACACCTTTATTTTAACGGACAACATAGACCTTGACTATTAA